CGACGTGGCGCCACGCGCCGACCAGGGCGGGCAGGCAGGTGATCGCGCGAATTGCGTCACCGCCGCCGCGGCTGCGCTCGATCGCCACACCTTGGCGGATCGCGGCGGGCTGGCTGGTGGCGTACTCCCGGGCAAGGGTGCGGATGTCCTCGGCGGGGATGCCGGTGATCTCCGAGACGCGTTCCGGCGGGAAGTTCGCGGCGCGCTCGGCGAGTTCGGCGTAGCCGACGGTGTAGTTCTCGACGTAGTCGGTGTCGGTGAGCCCCTGGGCGATGATCTCGTGGATCAGTCCCAGTGCCAGTGCACCGTCGGTGCCCGGCCGAATCGGGATGTGCCAGTCGGCCTGCCGCGCGGTGCGGGTGCGCACCGGGTCGATCACCACGATCTTGGCGCCGTTGTCCTTGCGGGCCTTCAGCAGGAATGGCCAGCCGTGCAGGTTCGTGCTGGTCATGTTCATGCCCCACACGATGATGTACTTCGAGTAGGCCATCGACTCCACATCGAGCCCGCCGGTGCCGCCCACGGTCATGTGCCAGGCCGTGGAGGACCCGGACTCGCAGTAGGTCTTCTCCGCCACGGTCGAGCCGAGCCGGTTGAAGAACGCGTCACCGGAGGTCAGGCCGTTGATCACGCCCTGGTGGCCGAGGTAGGCGTGCGGCATGATCGCCTGGGCGCCGTACTCGTCGATGATCGACGTCCAGCGCTGTTTGATCTCAGTGAGCGCCTCGTCCCAGGTGATTCGTTCGAACTGTCCGGCGCCCTTCGGCCCGACCCTGCGCAGAGGGTGCATGAGGCGGTCGGACTGGTAATGGTGCTCAGGGAAGTTCTTCAGCTTGACGCACAGACCGCCCTTGGTCATCGGGTGGTTCGGGTCGCCTTTGACGTCGACGAGCTTGCCGTCCTCGACGTGGTAGAGCATCGCGCAGGTGTCCGGGCAGTCGTGCGGACACGCGCCGCGGATGATTTTCAGTTCTTTGCCGGTGGGGCTGGCCTCGGGTGTGAGCGTCATCGGGAGAGTCCTCCACAGAGTCCGAGCTGGCGAATAGGTCGACCGGACAGCCGAATAGGGGCCCCAGTGAGCCAAGCCAGCGTTACGGCGATATGACACTCCGATGAAGCTGTGTAACTCTCGCGAAATTGCTGTCGACCATTCGCGATCAACACCCTGTAAATGCAGGTACCGTCCGAAAACGGCACGGGTCGGTGTTGTTTCGCTCGGGTAAATCCCCTGCTCAGCCCCCATGTTGCGGCTCCTGGCGTTGGTGCATCCATGTTTGCAGGTGTTTTCAATCAGCGCCACCGGATAGAGTTCCTCGGGTCGGAAGCGTGAACAAGTTAGCACCGAATCAGGCACCGGCTGACGGCCCGAAATCTTCGAGTTGCACCGACAGAAGAAAGAGTGACGATGACTACCCAAACCGCCGAGTACGCCCGCTCTTTGATCACCGCGGAGGATTTCGAGCCGTTCGTGGTGGGCGGGGAGGCCATCGGTGAGGTCCACTGGATCCGAACCGAGGGCGCTGAGGGCGCGACCCTGGCCGTGGGGCTGTGGCGTTCGGAGCCGCAGAGCTTCCCGTACCCGTTCACCGCCGACGAGACGATCCACGCTCTGGAGGGTGAGCTCGTCATCGATCTGGAGAGCGGCGAGAAGGTCACCCTGCGCCCTGGTGACATCGCGTCGTTCACCAAGGGCACCAAGTCGACGTGGACGGTCACCCAGCCGTTCAAGAAGCTGTTCGTCATCAGCGGCTGACAGTGACCGCGTGGTCCGGGTGGCCCTGAGGGGTCGCCGGATCGCGCGGCGTGCGGAGGAGCAACCCCAGTGACATCCACCCCGGCGCGACCCCGAACCGAGACCCCTCCGCCGACGGCCCCCGAGCGTGACCCGTCGTCCGTCGCGGTCGAGCACGTGCGCGCCGATACCGACGCCGTCGCGGCTGAGCCGGTCGGCGAAGCGTTCCGTACCTGGGTGCGCGCGTGTGCCCGCGCCGGCTGGAGCGCGGTCGGGGGTACGGAGACCGTCGCTGTCGCCTCGGCACGGGGTCGGGTCACCGCCGAACCGGTGCGCGCACGCTGGTCGGTTCCGGCGTACCGCGCGGCGGCGATGGACGGCATCGCGGTCACCACCGCCGGCATCGATGCGCAGACCCGCGCAGGCGGCGCGATCGCCAGTGATCCCGCGGTGGTCAGGCTGTCGCCGGAGCAGTTCGACCACGTCGACACCGGAGACCCGGTACCCGAGGACCGCGACGCGGTCGTCATGCGGGAACTGGTGACGCTCACTGCCAGCGGCCACGCGGAGCTCAGCGCCCCGGCCGTCGCCGGCCGCCACATCCGCCCGGTCGGAGAGGACATCGAGGCCGGCGCGGTCGTGCTCCCGGCCGGGCACCGGGTCCGGCCGGCCGATGCGGCCGCCCTCGCCGCCGCCGGGCACGTGAGCATCCTGGTCAGGCGTCGGCCGAATGTCGCGATCCTGCCCACCGGTGACGAAATCCGTCCGGTCGGGGCGACCCTGGCACCAGGACAGATCCTCGACACCAACTCGATCATGCTCGCGGGGCTGGCCGAGGAGGCCGGCTGCCTGACCGAGACGCTGCCCATCGTCCCCGACGTACCCGACCAGATCGCCGCCGCGGTCGCCGCCGCGGCGAGAGAGGCGGACCTCGTGCTGGTCATCGCCGGATCCAGTGCCGGGCGCGACGACCACACCTCCTCGGTCATCGGGCAGCTGGGGCGGGTGGCGGTGCACGGGGTGGCGATGCGTCCCGGTCATCCGGTTGTCCTCGGGGTGCTCGGCGGTAGCGAAGACGACGCGGACAGCCCCGGGCTCTCCGGCATCGACGACAACGTCGGGGACGGCGCCGGTGCCGTTGCCGCGGTCGAGCCGAAGGGCCCGCTGCCGCAGGTCCGGCCCGGGACACCGGCGGTTCCCGTGGTGGGGATCCCCGGGTACCCGGCCTCGGCGGAGCGAGCCTTCACCTGCTTCGTTCGCCCCATGCTCCATCGCATCCTCGACACCGGAGCCGTCGGCGGGGTGGAGTACGGCGTCCCGGCCCGCCTGGCCGGCCCGATCGTCTCCGCCGAGCATCTCGACGAGTATGTGCGGGTGCGGCTCGCCCGGGTCGTCGCCCCACGCACGGGGCACGCCACGCTCGTCGCTGTCGCACTGCCGAGGGGAGCGGGTGCCCTGAACACACTCGTGCAGACCGAGGCGATCCTGCGGATCCCCGCCGGCGACACCGGCTATCCCGCCGGCGCCACCGTGCGCCCGGTGCCGGTCGAGGGCGCGGCCTTCGCCACCGGCACCACCATCGTCACCGGGCTTCGTTCCCCGGCGACCGACGCCCTCGCCGACCTGCTCGGCGCCGACCTGCCGGTCGCCGCGGTGCACTGGCACACCCTCGGCGAACACTCCGCCGTGGAAGCCCTGGCCGACGGGCTCTGTCACGCCGCCGCAGTCCTGGTCGATGTTGCGGGCGCGCTCCCCGATGAGCACCTCGCCGCCGGGCTGGTCGAGCGCCTCGGCCCCATCACGCTGCTCGAACTCGCCCGCGTCGGGGCGCAGGCCGAGATGCTCGTCGTACCCGCCGCCGCGTTCGACAGCCGCGCGGTCGAACAACTGCGCACGGCGCTCAGCTCGATGGGCTACCGGCGGGCGCTGCGCCGGCTCGCCGGCTACTCGGGGCGCGGCGCCGGGCACGAAACATGGCACGGCCCGGCGGCACCCCCGGCGAGCGCCAACCCGACAACCGCACCTTCGGTCCCGGCGAACGGAGCCACCCAATGTGCTACACGGTGAAATCGATCGACGACGTCCGAAACCTTGTGCTCGCCACCCGGGGGCTGGCCGGGCTCTGCGACCTGCCCGCCCTGGTCACCAAGGCCTGCCGGCGACTGTTCGACCTGATCGCCGCCGACGTCGCGGCCATCGCCATCTACGACGGCGAGGACACCCTGATCCTCGGAGCCGCCGAGGGCAGTACCGCGCCGCTGGCCGGGATCCGACTTCCCCGCGGTGTGGGGCTGGGCTGGCGCGCGCTGGAACGCAGCATGCCGACCACCACCGGCAACTGCGCCACCGACGCCGAGCACCTCGACGACCTCGTCGAGGTGCTCGTCGCCGACGACATCCGCGGGCTGGCCGCCGTGCCGATCGAGTTCGGGGGGAACTGGCTCGGGGTGATGTACGCGGGCATGCGCGGACGGCGGGTGTCGCCGCGGACCACGCTGCTGATGAACGAGTTCGGCGCCTCCCTCGCCCCGCTGATCGTCACCGCCGCACGCGCCGACCGGGCGGGACAGCTCGCGGTCGAGGAGGACCGCCAGCGCATCGCCCAGCAACTCCACGACACCGCGGGACAGCTGCTGTTCAAGATCTCGATGTCCGCCAAGGAAATTCAGCAGACCGCCGCTGCCGATCCCGAAACCGCGACCCGGTCCGCCCGGGAGATCGAGGCCGACGCCGCCGAGGCCTCGGCGTACCTGCGCGAAGCCATGCACAGCCTCATGCCGACCGCCGGGGCCCTCTCGGTCACGATGCGTCGGGACGTGGCCACCTTCGCCTCCCGCACCGGCATCGCCACCGAGGTCGTCACCCTGGGCACCCCCGCCCCGGCAAAACCCGAGCTGGAGACCATCCTGCTCTCCACGTTGCGCGAGGCCCTGCACAACATCGAGAAACACGCCGGGGCCAGCGCGGTGCTGGTGTCACTCGCCTACCAGTCCCATCAACTCGTCCTTGCCGTCGAGGACGACGGCAAGGGGCTGCCCACCGACTTCGAACTCAATCCGGTCCCCGGTCGCGGTTCCGGACTGGGCATTCCAGGGCTGTTGCAGAAGGTCAACGGGACCGGCGGCGTCCTGCGGCTGGCGGCCAACGACGACGGTGGCACCAGCCTGCGCGTCACCATCCCACTGGTGGACTGCCCGTGAGTACCCCGTCGCCGGGCTCCGCCGCGCCGACCCCGGTTGCGACGGACCACCTCTCGATGAGCACCGTGCTGATCGCCGACGACCATCCACTCGTCGCGCACGGCATCGAAAGGGTCCTTGCCGCGACGTCCGAGTTCACGGTGATCGCCGCGTGCTACTCCGGCAAGGACACCCTCGAGGTCGCTGAGCGCACCCGGCCCGACCTGATCCTGCTCGACGTGCGCCTCGGTGACCTCAACGGCTCCGACGTCTGCCGCGAGCTCGGGACCAGCACGCCGGCAGCGAAGATCGTCATGCTGACCGCCTTCGACGACACCGAGAACCTGCGGCGCTGTTTGGAAGCCGGCGCCGCGGGCGTACTCCTCAAAGGCACCCTCGACCTCGACCTCGTCCAGGCCCTGCGTGACGTCCGCGACGGTCGGCTGGTCGTCGACGCCGGGATCGCCCGAGCGTTGGAAACAGCGAGCGGGCTGCTGAAGACCGATGGTGCCAGCTACCCGCAGTTGCGTCCTCGGGAAGTCGACGTGCTGCG
This genomic window from Mycobacteriales bacterium contains:
- a CDS encoding molybdopterin-dependent oxidoreductase, with product MTLTPEASPTGKELKIIRGACPHDCPDTCAMLYHVEDGKLVDVKGDPNHPMTKGGLCVKLKNFPEHHYQSDRLMHPLRRVGPKGAGQFERITWDEALTEIKQRWTSIIDEYGAQAIMPHAYLGHQGVINGLTSGDAFFNRLGSTVAEKTYCESGSSTAWHMTVGGTGGLDVESMAYSKYIIVWGMNMTSTNLHGWPFLLKARKDNGAKIVVIDPVRTRTARQADWHIPIRPGTDGALALGLIHEIIAQGLTDTDYVENYTVGYAELAERAANFPPERVSEITGIPAEDIRTLAREYATSQPAAIRQGVAIERSRGGGDAIRAITCLPALVGAWRHVGGGTMEMPIWEFPTLFDKICMPQWIPEGTRVVNELDLGMALTGEMRLDPPLKSLFVYNSNPVSQGPAQAKTMQGLMREDLFTVVSDHFINDTAKFADLVLPATMQAEQLDIMVTWG
- a CDS encoding cupin domain-containing protein is translated as MTTQTAEYARSLITAEDFEPFVVGGEAIGEVHWIRTEGAEGATLAVGLWRSEPQSFPYPFTADETIHALEGELVIDLESGEKVTLRPGDIASFTKGTKSTWTVTQPFKKLFVISG
- a CDS encoding molybdopterin molybdotransferase MoeA, translated to MTSTPARPRTETPPPTAPERDPSSVAVEHVRADTDAVAAEPVGEAFRTWVRACARAGWSAVGGTETVAVASARGRVTAEPVRARWSVPAYRAAAMDGIAVTTAGIDAQTRAGGAIASDPAVVRLSPEQFDHVDTGDPVPEDRDAVVMRELVTLTASGHAELSAPAVAGRHIRPVGEDIEAGAVVLPAGHRVRPADAAALAAAGHVSILVRRRPNVAILPTGDEIRPVGATLAPGQILDTNSIMLAGLAEEAGCLTETLPIVPDVPDQIAAAVAAAAREADLVLVIAGSSAGRDDHTSSVIGQLGRVAVHGVAMRPGHPVVLGVLGGSEDDADSPGLSGIDDNVGDGAGAVAAVEPKGPLPQVRPGTPAVPVVGIPGYPASAERAFTCFVRPMLHRILDTGAVGGVEYGVPARLAGPIVSAEHLDEYVRVRLARVVAPRTGHATLVAVALPRGAGALNTLVQTEAILRIPAGDTGYPAGATVRPVPVEGAAFATGTTIVTGLRSPATDALADLLGADLPVAAVHWHTLGEHSAVEALADGLCHAAAVLVDVAGALPDEHLAAGLVERLGPITLLELARVGAQAEMLVVPAAAFDSRAVEQLRTALSSMGYRRALRRLAGYSGRGAGHETWHGPAAPPASANPTTAPSVPANGATQCATR
- a CDS encoding histidine kinase; this encodes MKSIDDVRNLVLATRGLAGLCDLPALVTKACRRLFDLIAADVAAIAIYDGEDTLILGAAEGSTAPLAGIRLPRGVGLGWRALERSMPTTTGNCATDAEHLDDLVEVLVADDIRGLAAVPIEFGGNWLGVMYAGMRGRRVSPRTTLLMNEFGASLAPLIVTAARADRAGQLAVEEDRQRIAQQLHDTAGQLLFKISMSAKEIQQTAAADPETATRSAREIEADAAEASAYLREAMHSLMPTAGALSVTMRRDVATFASRTGIATEVVTLGTPAPAKPELETILLSTLREALHNIEKHAGASAVLVSLAYQSHQLVLAVEDDGKGLPTDFELNPVPGRGSGLGIPGLLQKVNGTGGVLRLAANDDGGTSLRVTIPLVDCP
- a CDS encoding response regulator transcription factor yields the protein MSTVLIADDHPLVAHGIERVLAATSEFTVIAACYSGKDTLEVAERTRPDLILLDVRLGDLNGSDVCRELGTSTPAAKIVMLTAFDDTENLRRCLEAGAAGVLLKGTLDLDLVQALRDVRDGRLVVDAGIARALETASGLLKTDGASYPQLRPREVDVLR